A region of Vibrio chagasii DNA encodes the following proteins:
- the ilvN gene encoding acetolactate synthase small subunit codes for MRHIISLLMENQPGALSRVVGLFSQRGYNIESLNVSPTDDPTLSRLNVTTNSSEMQLEQIQKQLHKLIDVLKVQEVSELEHIERELLMVKVRASGFARAEVKRTADIFRGQIVDVTASQYTVQMAGTSEKLDAFIQALSEVTEVLEVARSGVVGIARGERALKA; via the coding sequence ATGAGACACATTATTTCACTACTAATGGAAAACCAACCGGGTGCGCTTTCTCGTGTGGTTGGCTTGTTTTCTCAACGTGGCTACAACATCGAGTCGTTGAACGTATCTCCAACAGATGATCCAACGCTTTCTCGTTTGAACGTGACAACTAACTCGAGCGAAATGCAGCTTGAACAGATCCAGAAGCAACTGCATAAGCTGATTGATGTTCTTAAAGTTCAGGAAGTCTCTGAGCTTGAGCACATCGAGCGTGAACTCTTGATGGTAAAAGTTCGTGCGAGTGGCTTTGCTCGTGCAGAAGTGAAGCGCACGGCGGATATCTTCCGTGGTCAAATTGTTGATGTGACCGCTTCTCAATACACGGTGCAAATGGCGGGCACGAGCGAGAAACTGGATGCTTTCATTCAAGCTCTGTCTGAAGTGACGGAAGTACTTGAAGTGGCACGCAGTGGCGTAGTCGGTATTGCTCGCGGCGAGCGCGCGCTGAAAGCTTAA